The DNA segment GTTGGTGGAGGCCTCGCGGCGCCGAGTGGTGAGCGGCGGGTGAGAGCCGTGGCCGGGCTGCCCGGAGCGCCTACTCCGCCGCCCCGGAGGCCGTTTTCGCCGCACGGCCGAGCGTGCGGTCGAAGACGGTCAGCAGGAGGTAGAGCACACCGGCGCCGAGCATGACCCAGGCGAGCTGGTGCATGCCGCCGGTGTCGGCACGCTGTCCGAAGGACGAGGCGGTCGCGGAGGAGGCGATCATCGAGCCGACGTAGGCGAAGGTGCGCAGCAGCCCGGCCGAGGAGGCGGTGCGTTCGGAATCGGCCTGGTAATAGACGGAGTTCTGCAGGGCCAGGCTGTTCAGCCCCTGCGGGAGGCCGAAGATCAGGGCGACGAGGAGCAGCATCCACAGAGGGCTCGTCCCGGTGAGCGTCAGCATCACCAGACAGGCCACGATCTGCCCGACCGCGCCGGTCAGCAGCTTCCCCCGTACGCTCCGTCGCCGCCCGGAGATGATCGAGGCACCGATCGCCAGCAGGAACATGGGGATCTGCACCAGGCCGGCGTGGAAGGGCGTCAGCCCATAGCCCTCCTCGGTCCACTGGCTGAAGCCGTAGAGGAACGCGTAGGAGACGACGTAGGCGACGAGCGCGCGTCCGTAGGTGGCCAGGAGCGGTGTGTTGCCGCCGAGGACCCGCAGGTCGATGAAGGGGGTGGCGGCCCGCAGCTCCCGCACGGCGAACGCGGTTCCCGCGGCGGCGACGATCACCAGCAGGTACCAGTTGCGCAGGTGCAGGTTCATCAGGAACAGCAGCAGCGAGGTGAGCATCGCGGCGAACAGGCCCATGCCGGGCAGGTCGAGCTGGGCCACCGGGCGGCCGTGCCGCGGGGACTCGCCCGTTCCGGCCGACCTGGGCAGTCGCAGCAGCCCCAGCAGTA comes from the Streptomyces sp. NBC_01471 genome and includes:
- a CDS encoding MFS transporter — translated: MTEAKTDVAQSGTDKPGFDRRLLPPMLLGSVLNPVNSTIISVALVPIGRALGAPSSQTAWLVSALYLATSLGQPVVGRLIDIFGPRRLFLLSTGLVGVAGAVGTLAPDLGVLIVARVLLGFGTCAGYPSAMALLRSEAKRTGRDSPGGVLTALAVTNQTIAVVGPLLGGLLISVGGWRATFALNVPLAALAVLLGLLRLPRSAGTGESPRHGRPVAQLDLPGMGLFAAMLTSLLLFLMNLHLRNWYLLVIVAAAGTAFAVRELRAATPFIDLRVLGGNTPLLATYGRALVAYVVSYAFLYGFSQWTEEGYGLTPFHAGLVQIPMFLLAIGASIISGRRRSVRGKLLTGAVGQIVACLVMLTLTGTSPLWMLLLVALIFGLPQGLNSLALQNSVYYQADSERTASSAGLLRTFAYVGSMIASSATASSFGQRADTGGMHQLAWVMLGAGVLYLLLTVFDRTLGRAAKTASGAAE